A single region of the Eremothecium gossypii ATCC 10895 chromosome V, complete sequence genome encodes:
- the DOT1 gene encoding histone methyltransferase DOT1 (Syntenic homolog of Saccharomyces cerevisiae YDR440W (DOT1)), with product MANNMNFVRVVANHNSQPSRHIYIKAPVTMAQTVRGADAAGNQNQNAGKGGVETTQLVGGQRPGAARKANRMLLGLLEDSARYDMKSDYSLPDTWLRKRRATAQKTAKAEDKSVDTKKTRAAGKKTKPSEAGPDAKARSGMTSAPSSSSTDAAAPAATGKARNGKARAASSVTRNTVLANASPFASPSEDVIELQHQFFRITDHQDCVNREITSSLLLTPKDVADQQIVRLHFILYPDVSEEYKVTFGHPNNGVFNPIHEIGKCIKYAVEIYFPKTFKKKGSKLLQQLSKAYASMNQSAFVEAVEQYNDLVRAIPQDQVNEHLQQTKKIPRAFIHDILQMAYSRCVLPNVNGLKEYRSFSNFVYGELLPTFLSTVYQQCDLKPGQIFIDLGSGVGNCVVQASLEYGCALSFGCEIMKNASALAKSQLKELEERCALWGVDLKPIEFSLRKSFIDNERVNELLPQCDVLLINNFIFDTKLNQAVEKLIQGLKPGCKIITLKNLRPSGYTINFDDVENILNRLKVEKFTLPEDSVSWTYRGGGEYFISTVQADIDESVFHSYAKGRVRGMRPAKYTK from the coding sequence GGAAAGGCGGCGTGGAAACCACGCAGCTGGTCGGCGGTCAGAGGCCCGGCGCAGCGCGTAAGGCGAATCGCATGCTGCTGGGGCTACTAGAGGATAGTGCGAGGTACGATATGAAGAGTGACTATAGCCTTCCAGATACATGGCTGCGGAAGCGGCGTGCGACCGCGCAGAAGACGGCGAAGGCGGAAGACAAGTCTGTTGACACCAAAAAGACGAGAGCAGCTGGGAAGAAGACGAAGCCGTCCGAAGCAGGCCCCGACGCGAAGGCGAGGTCTGGCATGACGTCTGCCCCAAGCAGTAGCAGCACGGACGCTGCGGCCCCTGCCGCAACTGGCAAGGCACGCAATGGCAAAGCTCGCGCGGCGAGCTCAGTAACGCGAAATACTGTGCTGGCAAACGCGAGTCCCTTTGCCTCCCCTAGCGAGGATGTCATCGAGCTTCAGCACCAATTTTTTCGCATAACGGATCATCAGGACTGTGTGAACCGCGAAATTACTAGCAGTCTACTGCTTACGCCGAAGGATGTTGCGGACCAGCAAATTGTGCGTCTGCACTTTATCCTTTATCCGGACGTCTCAGAGGAGTATAAGGTCACCTTCGGGCACCCGAATAATGGGGTTTTCAATCCGATCCATGAAATCGGCAAGTGCATCAAGTATGCCGTGGAAATATACTTTCCAAAGACTTTTAAAAAGAAGGGTAGCAAGcttctccagcagctgtcTAAAGCATATGCTTCTATGAATCAGTCTGCTTTTGTGGAGGCAGTCGAACAATATAATGATCTTGTGCGAGCCATACCACAGGATCAGGTAAACGAGCATCTTCAACAAACCAAAAAAATCCCGAGAGCATTTATCCATGATATATTACAGATGGCGTATTCCAGATGCGTGCTGCCGAATGTTAACGGGCTCAAGGAATATCGCAGCTTCAGTAATTTTGTGTATGGGGAGCTTCTACCCACTTTCCTTTCTACTGTGTACCAGCAGTGCGACCTAAAGCCAGGACAAATATTTATTGACCTTGGGTCAGGCGTGGGCAATTGTGTGGTACAAGCATCCCTTGAATATGGCTGTGCGCTCAGTTTCGGCTGCGAAATTATGAAAAACGCCAGCGCTCTTGCGAAGAGTCAGCTGAAGGAACTAGAGGAACGATGTGCGTTGTGGGGCGTTGATCTCAAGCCCATTGAATTCTCCCTCCGCAAGAGTTTCATAGATAATGAACGCGTAAACGAACTCCTGCCCCAGTGCGATGTCCTGCTGATAAACAACTTTATCTTTGATACCAAGCTCAACCAAGCCGTGGAAAAGCTGATACAGGGCCTCAAACCGGGCTGCAAAATCATCACCTTAAAGAACCTAAGACCGTCAGGCTACACCATCAATTTCGATGACGTCGAAAACATTCTAAATAGGTTAAAGGTCGAAAAATTCACACTACCAGAAGACAGCGTATCTTGGACCTACAGGGGAGGTGGCGAGTACTTTATTTCTACTGTCCAGGCAGACATTGATGAATCGGTCTTTCATTCTTACGCGAAAGGGAGGGTCCGCGGGATGAGACCAGCAAAATACACCAAGTAG
- a CDS encoding adenine phosphoribosyltransferase APT1 (Syntenic homolog of Saccharomyces cerevisiae YML022W (APT1) and YDR441C (APT2)): MSINEYAKELKAALAQYPNFPKEGVLFEDFLPIFRSPQLFQKLIDAFKMHLAEAFPETKIDYLVGLESRGFLFGPSLALAIGAGFVPVRKAGKLPGQVVKTTYVKEYEEDVFEMQVDSIPVGATVVVVDDILATGGSAGAAGDLIKQLGATILEFIFVMELDFLKGREKLQAPVFTLLQGQEEALGN; encoded by the coding sequence ATGTCCATCAACGAATATGCAAAGGAATTGAAGGCGGCTTTGGCTCAGTACCCAAATTTCCCCAAGGAAGGCGTTCTATTCGAGGATTTTTTGCCTATCTTCAGATCCCCTCAACTCTTTCAGAAGCTTATCGATGCATTCAAGATGCACCTGGCGGAGGCCTTTCCTGAGACAAAGATAGACTACTTGGTGGGGCTGGAGTCGCGTGGATTTTTATTTGGGCCTTCTCTAGCGCTGGCAATTGGCGCAGGGTTTGTTCCTGTACGCAAAGCGGGCAAGCTTCCTGGGCAGGTTGTGAAGACTACGTATGTGAAAGAATACGAGGAGGACGTATTTGAGATGCAGGTTGATTCCATCCCTGTGGGCGCTActgttgttgttgttgacGATATTCTTGCCACGGGTGGTTcagcaggcgctgctgggGACCTTATTAAGCAGCTAGGGGCTACAATTCTGGAATTTATCTTCGTAATGGAGCTTGATTTCCTGAAAGGTAGAGAAAAGCTGCAGGCGCCTGTCTTCACGTTGCTGCAGGGCCAGGAGGAAGCTCTTGGAAACTGA